In the genome of Streptococcus oralis, one region contains:
- a CDS encoding glycerophosphoryl diester phosphodiesterase membrane domain-containing protein yields MKPEKPKKLGFRKIYLNLDKVLFLFFLIFMMVEYLWLPLNSFLAGLLLSQTGYLFISYNNIFAIITSSPLISLAFLVLIVINLLVAYFQICLLFIGARHLLYHEKRTLIEYSRKVFQQSFLFMKRLSFCKMAFLFFYVAMLFPFIRKILKIYYLNKIVIPDFIVTYLEDKHWLVGLMIFASAWILLYVSVRLMFTLPKILFEKRTVREGVKYSLQKTKKQVLFYAWNLLLIIIKTYLFFFLLLTPLLIGQIVIDNLTQKESLILGVINFVLIKNIHYMALTYFLVKFVSFLTGEELEIMPRRKKDHLMRWGVMGCASIFFALEGYIYLEAPVTNTPLVISHRGVSNKNGVQNTVQSLEKTAQLKPDLIEMDVQETKDGQFVMMHDANLKNLAGINARPQDLTLEELTGLDISENGYRTKISSFDDYLNRANELHQRLLIEIKTSKKDSPQMMERFLEKYGTIIKQYGHQMQSLDYHVIDQVLKYDSTIPAYFILPYNSIFPKTKATGYTMEYSTLDEYFVTKLWYTEQKLYVWTINSSDALDKSLQLSVDGMITDDMEMLQETLAAAQEDPEYTDLLLKKATEFFNF; encoded by the coding sequence ATGAAACCTGAAAAACCTAAAAAACTAGGTTTTAGGAAAATTTACCTCAACCTAGATAAAGTTCTCTTCCTCTTTTTCTTAATTTTCATGATGGTGGAATATCTGTGGTTACCTCTCAATTCTTTTCTTGCTGGTCTTTTACTCAGCCAGACGGGATATTTGTTTATTTCTTACAATAATATTTTTGCCATTATCACGAGTTCTCCTTTAATCAGTCTGGCCTTTCTCGTCTTGATTGTAATCAATCTTTTGGTGGCCTATTTCCAGATTTGTCTCCTCTTTATTGGGGCGCGTCACCTTCTATACCACGAAAAGAGAACCTTGATTGAGTACAGTCGCAAAGTTTTCCAGCAAAGTTTTCTGTTCATGAAACGCTTGAGCTTCTGCAAGATGGCTTTTCTATTCTTCTACGTAGCCATGCTCTTTCCTTTCATCAGGAAAATTTTAAAAATTTATTACTTAAATAAAATCGTTATTCCAGACTTTATCGTGACTTATCTGGAAGACAAGCACTGGCTAGTGGGCTTGATGATTTTTGCCTCTGCTTGGATTTTGCTCTATGTGTCTGTCCGACTCATGTTTACCCTTCCGAAGATTCTCTTTGAAAAGAGGACTGTGAGAGAAGGAGTAAAATATAGCCTACAAAAGACAAAAAAACAAGTTCTCTTTTATGCTTGGAACTTGCTACTCATTATTATTAAAACCTATCTCTTTTTCTTCCTTCTCTTGACTCCCTTGCTAATAGGACAGATTGTAATTGACAATTTAACACAGAAAGAATCACTGATTCTTGGAGTTATCAACTTTGTCTTGATAAAAAACATCCACTATATGGCCTTGACTTATTTCCTTGTTAAGTTTGTCTCCTTTTTGACAGGTGAGGAACTGGAGATTATGCCAAGAAGAAAAAAAGATCATTTGATGAGATGGGGAGTTATGGGCTGCGCTAGTATCTTTTTTGCGCTGGAAGGTTATATCTATCTGGAAGCTCCTGTGACAAATACCCCTTTAGTCATTTCACATAGGGGCGTTTCAAACAAAAATGGTGTACAAAACACTGTACAGTCTTTGGAAAAAACAGCGCAACTGAAACCAGATTTGATTGAAATGGATGTACAGGAGACCAAAGATGGTCAGTTTGTGATGATGCATGACGCCAATCTTAAGAACTTAGCAGGTATCAATGCCAGACCTCAAGACTTGACTTTGGAGGAGTTGACAGGGTTAGATATTTCTGAAAATGGCTATCGAACCAAAATATCTAGTTTTGATGACTATCTCAATCGCGCGAATGAACTTCATCAAAGATTGTTGATTGAAATCAAAACCAGTAAAAAAGACAGTCCACAAATGATGGAACGTTTTCTAGAGAAGTATGGAACAATTATCAAGCAGTATGGTCATCAGATGCAATCACTAGACTATCATGTGATTGACCAAGTTTTGAAATATGATTCGACTATTCCAGCTTATTTCATCTTGCCTTATAATAGTATTTTCCCAAAAACCAAGGCAACTGGCTATACCATGGAGTATTCAACATTGGATGAATATTTTGTTACTAAACTTTGGTATACAGAACAAAAGCTTTACGTATGGACCATCAATAGCTCTGACGCACTTGATAAATCGTTGCAGTTGTCAGTGGATGGGATGATTACAGATGACATGGAGATGCTACAGGAGACTTTAGCAGCAGCTCAGGAAGATCCAGAATACACCGATCTCCTTTTGAAAAAAGCTACGGAGTTCTTTAATTTCTAA
- a CDS encoding 3'-5' exonuclease, with amino-acid sequence MEKLRDYIAFDLEFNQHEGVTHLIQVSAVRFQDGQEIGAFDSYVYTSVPLKSFINGLTGITAETLKDAPKVEQVLQDFQAFVGNLPIVGYNAAKSDLPILIEHGLDYRDQYKVDLYDEAFERRSSDLHGIANLKLQTVASFLGFHGKSHNSLEDARMTARVYEAFLESDEGKLLLEEQSNLSMNPFGGLDLSQFLD; translated from the coding sequence ATGGAAAAATTAAGAGACTATATCGCCTTTGACTTAGAATTCAATCAACACGAAGGGGTTACTCATTTAATTCAGGTATCAGCAGTTCGTTTTCAAGATGGTCAAGAGATAGGTGCCTTTGATTCTTATGTCTATACCAGCGTGCCTTTAAAGAGTTTTATTAATGGTTTGACAGGAATTACAGCTGAAACCTTGAAAGATGCGCCAAAAGTAGAACAAGTTTTACAGGACTTTCAGGCTTTTGTTGGCAACTTACCCATCGTTGGCTACAATGCAGCTAAGAGTGATTTGCCTATTCTCATAGAGCATGGCTTGGACTATCGTGACCAGTATAAGGTCGACCTATATGATGAGGCTTTTGAACGCCGTAGTTCCGACCTACACGGCATAGCAAATCTTAAATTACAAACTGTAGCAAGTTTTCTAGGCTTTCACGGGAAGTCTCATAATAGTTTAGAAGATGCCCGCATGACGGCGCGTGTTTATGAAGCCTTTTTGGAGTCTGACGAAGGAAAACTATTGTTAGAAGAACAGAGTAATCTATCCATGAATCCCTTTGGTGGGCTAGACTTATCTCAATTTCTAGACTAG
- the rocS gene encoding chromosome segregation protein RocS codes for MSIEMTVSEIAEVLGLSRQAINNRVKELPEEDTKKNDKGVTVVTRSGLIKLEEIYKKTIFEDEPVSDDVKQRELMEILVDEKNAEILRLYEQLKAKDQQLAEKDEQMRIKDRQIAEKDKQLDQQQQLTLQAMKDQESLKLELDQAKEEVQATKKGFFARLFGGK; via the coding sequence ATGAGTATTGAAATGACCGTCAGCGAGATTGCAGAGGTCTTAGGACTATCTCGTCAGGCAATCAACAATCGTGTTAAAGAACTTCCCGAAGAAGACACGAAAAAAAATGACAAAGGTGTAACAGTAGTTACTCGAAGTGGCTTAATCAAGCTAGAAGAAATCTACAAAAAAACGATTTTTGAAGATGAACCAGTCAGTGATGATGTCAAACAACGCGAACTGATGGAAATCTTGGTCGATGAGAAAAATGCTGAAATTCTTCGTTTGTACGAGCAACTCAAGGCCAAGGATCAGCAACTGGCAGAAAAAGATGAGCAGATGCGCATCAAAGACCGCCAGATTGCAGAAAAGGACAAACAATTGGACCAACAGCAACAGTTAACTCTTCAAGCAATGAAGGATCAAGAAAGCTTGAAACTCGAGTTGGACCAAGCAAAAGAAGAAGTCCAAGCAACCAAAAAAGGCTTTTTTGCTCGCCTATTTGGAGGAAAATAA
- a CDS encoding 5'-methylthioadenosine/adenosylhomocysteine nucleosidase, with the protein MKIGIIAAMPEELIHLTQNLDKHQEVQVMGNTYYTGTIGKTEVVLVQSGIGKVMSAMSVAVLADHFQVEAIINTGSAGALADGIAVGDVVIADKLAYHDVDVTAFGYAYGQMAGQPLYFESDQKFITRIKESLSQVEQTWHLGLIATGDSFIAGEDKIATIKSHFPDVLAVEMEGAAIAQAAQALDLPFLVIRAMSDNANHEASISFDEFIIEAGRRSAQVLLAFLKALD; encoded by the coding sequence ATGAAAATTGGAATCATTGCTGCCATGCCAGAAGAGCTGATACATTTGACTCAGAATTTGGACAAACATCAAGAAGTCCAAGTCATGGGAAATACCTACTACACTGGCACTATTGGCAAGACAGAAGTTGTCCTAGTTCAGAGTGGGATTGGAAAGGTCATGTCGGCTATGAGCGTAGCTGTTCTAGCTGACCATTTTCAAGTTGAAGCCATCATCAATACAGGTTCTGCAGGAGCTCTTGCAGATGGGATTGCTGTTGGTGATGTGGTGATTGCGGATAAACTAGCTTATCATGATGTGGATGTGACTGCTTTTGGCTATGCTTATGGTCAGATGGCTGGTCAACCCCTTTACTTTGAATCAGATCAGAAGTTTATCACTAGGATTAAAGAAAGTTTATCTCAAGTAGAACAGACCTGGCACCTAGGCTTGATTGCTACAGGGGACAGTTTTATAGCTGGAGAAGATAAGATTGCTACTATCAAGTCCCACTTTCCAGATGTTTTAGCAGTGGAGATGGAAGGGGCGGCCATTGCTCAGGCGGCTCAGGCTCTTGACCTACCTTTCCTAGTCATTCGTGCTATGAGTGACAATGCCAATCACGAAGCCTCTATCTCTTTTGATGAGTTTATTATCGAAGCTGGACGTCGTTCTGCCCAAGTCTTATTAGCCTTTTTAAAGGCCTTAGATTAA
- the macP gene encoding cell wall synthase accessory phosphoprotein MacP, producing the protein MGKPLLTDEMIERANRGEKISGPPLQDDEETKILPTASQHFVYSRSRDHGFSQDTLTIEVEPTIHKSRRIENTKRNVFNSKLNRILFAVILLLILLVLAMKLL; encoded by the coding sequence ATGGGAAAACCTTTATTAACAGACGAAATGATTGAACGTGCCAACCGAGGTGAGAAAATCTCAGGACCACCTCTTCAAGATGATGAGGAAACAAAGATCCTACCAACAGCTTCACAACATTTTGTTTATTCACGTTCTAGAGACCATGGTTTTAGTCAAGATACACTTACAATAGAAGTAGAGCCAACGATTCATAAGAGTCGCCGCATTGAGAACACCAAGAGAAATGTTTTTAATTCGAAACTCAATCGAATTCTGTTTGCGGTAATTTTACTTTTGATTTTGCTAGTTTTGGCAATGAAACTCTTGTAA
- a CDS encoding NUDIX hydrolase: protein MEFEEKTIHRKEIYQGPIFKLVQDQVELPEGKGTAQRDLIFHNGAVCVLAVTVEDKIVLVKQYRKAIEAVSYEIPAGKLELGENADPMAAALRELEEEVAYTGKLELLYDFYSAIGFCNEKLKLYLASDLAKVENPRPQDDDETLEVLEVSLEEAKNLIQSGHICDAKTIMAIQYWELQKK, encoded by the coding sequence ATGGAATTTGAAGAAAAAACGATTCACCGAAAGGAAATCTATCAAGGTCCTATTTTCAAACTAGTACAAGATCAGGTAGAACTGCCAGAAGGAAAGGGGACTGCCCAACGTGACTTGATTTTTCACAATGGAGCTGTTTGTGTACTAGCCGTGACAGTTGAGGACAAAATCGTTCTCGTTAAGCAATACCGAAAGGCTATCGAGGCGGTTTCTTATGAGATTCCTGCTGGTAAACTAGAACTTGGTGAAAATGCAGATCCAATGGCAGCGGCACTTCGTGAATTGGAAGAAGAGGTTGCCTACACTGGTAAGTTAGAACTGTTGTACGATTTCTATTCTGCGATTGGATTTTGTAACGAAAAACTAAAACTCTACCTTGCTAGTGATTTGGCCAAGGTGGAAAACCCTCGTCCACAAGATGATGATGAAACCTTGGAAGTTTTAGAAGTAAGTCTAGAGGAAGCCAAGAACCTGATCCAGTCAGGTCATATCTGTGATGCCAAGACCATTATGGCGATTCAGTACTGGGAACTACAAAAGAAATAG
- the glmU gene encoding bifunctional UDP-N-acetylglucosamine diphosphorylase/glucosamine-1-phosphate N-acetyltransferase GlmU yields the protein MSNYAIILAAGKGTRMKSDLPKVLHKVAGISMLEHVFRSVGAIQPEKTVTVVGHKAELVEQVLAGQTDFVTQSEQLGTGHAVMMAEPILQNRTGHTLVIAGDTPLITGESLKNLLDFHINHKNVATILTAEAAEPFGYGRIVRNDNAEVLRIVEQKDATDFEKQIKEINTGTYVFDNERLFEALKNINTNNAQGEYYITDVIGIFRNAGEKVGAYTLKDFDESLGVNDRVALATAEAVMRRRINQKHMVNGVSFVNPEATYIDIDVEIAPEVQIEANVTLKGQTKIEVETILTNGTYIVDSTIGAGAVITNSMIEESSVADGVTVGPFAHIRPGSSLAAQVHIGNFVEVKGSSIGENTKAGHLTYIGNCEVGSNVNFGAGTITVNYDGKNKYKTVIGNNVFVGSNSTIIAPVELGDNSLVGAGSTITKDVPADAIAIGRGRQVNKDEYALRLPHHPKNQ from the coding sequence ATGTCAAATTATGCCATTATTTTAGCAGCGGGTAAAGGTACTCGCATGAAATCAGATCTTCCAAAGGTACTTCATAAAGTAGCAGGAATTTCGATGTTGGAACATGTTTTTCGTAGTGTTGGTGCTATTCAACCCGAAAAGACAGTTACCGTAGTGGGACACAAGGCTGAGTTAGTTGAACAAGTCTTGGCTGGACAGACAGACTTTGTCACCCAATCAGAGCAACTAGGAACAGGGCATGCTGTCATGATGGCAGAGCCCATTCTCCAAAATCGCACTGGGCACACTTTGGTTATTGCTGGAGATACTCCTCTGATTACAGGTGAAAGCTTGAAAAATCTCTTGGATTTCCATATCAATCACAAAAATGTGGCGACGATTTTAACAGCTGAAGCAGCAGAGCCTTTTGGGTATGGTCGTATCGTCCGTAACGATAATGCTGAAGTTCTTCGCATTGTGGAGCAAAAGGATGCGACTGATTTTGAAAAACAAATTAAGGAAATCAATACTGGTACTTATGTTTTCGATAATGAACGTCTTTTTGAAGCCCTTAAAAACATCAACACCAACAATGCCCAAGGTGAATACTATATTACTGACGTGATTGGTATTTTCCGTAATGCGGGTGAGAAGGTTGGAGCCTATACTCTGAAAGACTTTGATGAAAGTCTTGGAGTAAATGACCGTGTAGCTCTTGCGACTGCGGAAGCAGTGATGCGCCGCCGTATCAATCAAAAACATATGGTCAATGGTGTCAGCTTTGTTAATCCAGAAGCAACTTACATCGACATTGATGTCGAGATTGCTCCTGAAGTCCAAATCGAAGCCAACGTTACCTTGAAAGGTCAAACGAAGATTGAGGTAGAGACTATTTTAACAAATGGAACTTATATCGTGGATAGTACTATTGGAGCTGGAGCTGTGATTACGAATTCTATGATTGAGGAAAGTAGTGTTGCGGACGGTGTGACAGTTGGTCCTTTTGCCCATATACGTCCAGGTTCAAGCCTAGCTGCCCAAGTACACATTGGAAACTTTGTTGAAGTAAAAGGATCTTCAATCGGTGAAAATACCAAGGCGGGTCATTTGACTTATATCGGAAACTGTGAAGTGGGTAGCAACGTTAATTTCGGTGCTGGTACCATTACAGTTAACTATGACGGGAAAAACAAATACAAGACGGTTATCGGCAATAATGTCTTTGTTGGATCAAACTCAACCATCATTGCCCCAGTGGAACTTGGTGATAATTCTCTTGTTGGAGCTGGTTCAACGATTACAAAAGATGTTCCAGCTGACGCCATTGCTATTGGACGTGGACGTCAAGTTAATAAAGATGAATATGCACTACGCTTACCTCATCATCCTAAGAACCAGTAG
- a CDS encoding glycoside hydrolase family 25 protein, with the protein MRKKIHPAIILSLFGIFIAILLLNKPSFEDHPIKTKPNALQVETQALHNLDKPIIDVSGWQRPEEINYDTLSQNISGVIVRVHNGAQHTEANDAAFINGVDKAYKNHISEFQKRNVPVGVYAYVAGKSKEDMEKAAEVFYNAASPYNPSYYWLDVEEKTMSDMNEGVEAFRAKLADLGAKNIGIYVGVYFMQEHSINTDKFSAVWIPSYGTDSGYFETKPNTDLDYDLHQYTSKGRIAGFEHHLDINLISTTKEKEETFRKLFLRP; encoded by the coding sequence ATGAGAAAAAAAATTCATCCTGCTATTATTTTGAGTTTATTTGGAATTTTCATAGCGATTTTACTCCTCAACAAACCAAGTTTTGAGGATCATCCTATCAAAACTAAGCCAAATGCTCTTCAAGTTGAAACACAAGCCTTGCATAATCTTGACAAGCCCATTATCGACGTCTCTGGTTGGCAAAGACCTGAGGAGATTAACTACGACACCTTATCTCAAAACATTTCGGGTGTTATTGTTCGCGTGCACAATGGGGCTCAGCATACTGAAGCAAATGATGCTGCCTTTATCAATGGTGTCGATAAAGCTTATAAAAATCACATATCAGAATTCCAAAAACGGAATGTCCCTGTGGGGGTTTATGCCTATGTAGCTGGAAAAAGTAAAGAAGATATGGAGAAAGCTGCTGAAGTCTTCTACAACGCTGCTTCTCCTTACAATCCTAGCTACTACTGGTTAGATGTTGAAGAAAAAACAATGTCCGATATGAATGAAGGCGTTGAAGCCTTTCGTGCCAAACTGGCAGATCTCGGCGCTAAAAACATCGGCATCTACGTTGGGGTTTACTTCATGCAAGAGCATAGTATCAATACAGATAAATTCTCTGCTGTTTGGATTCCTTCCTATGGAACTGACTCTGGTTATTTTGAAACTAAGCCAAATACTGATCTGGACTACGACCTCCACCAGTACACATCTAAGGGGAGAATTGCAGGATTTGAACATCATTTGGACATCAATTTGATTTCTACTACTAAAGAGAAGGAAGAAACCTTCAGAAAACTATTTTTAAGGCCATAA
- a CDS encoding DUF368 domain-containing protein, which translates to MFSWIARVIKGIVIALGFILPGISGGVLAAILGIYERMIGFLAHPFKDFKENVLYFIPVAIGMLLGIGLFSYPIEYLLENYQVYVLWSFAGAIIGTVPSLLKESTRESDRDKIDLVWFWTTFILSGLGLYALNFVVGSLSASFANFILAGVLLALGVLVPGLSPSNLLLILGLYAPMLTGFKTFDLFGTFLPIGIGAGATLIIFSKLMDHALNNYHSRVYHFIIGIVLSSTLLILIPNAGNAESIQYTGLSIVSYVLIAFFFALGIWLGIWMSQLEDKYK; encoded by the coding sequence ATGTTTTCATGGATTGCACGAGTTATTAAAGGAATCGTCATCGCATTAGGATTTATCCTACCGGGAATTTCTGGCGGTGTTTTAGCAGCTATTTTGGGAATTTACGAGCGAATGATTGGCTTTCTGGCTCATCCCTTTAAGGATTTTAAAGAGAATGTCCTTTACTTTATCCCAGTAGCTATCGGGATGTTGCTAGGCATTGGTTTGTTTTCTTATCCGATCGAGTATTTGCTAGAAAATTATCAAGTCTATGTTTTGTGGAGCTTTGCGGGAGCTATCATCGGTACAGTTCCTAGCCTCCTTAAAGAATCTACTCGAGAATCTGATCGTGATAAAATTGACCTAGTCTGGTTCTGGACTACCTTTATCCTTTCAGGATTGGGCCTTTACGCTCTCAATTTTGTCGTAGGTTCACTCAGTGCTAGTTTTGCAAACTTCATCTTGGCAGGTGTTCTTTTAGCTCTTGGTGTCTTGGTGCCTGGTTTAAGTCCGTCAAATCTACTTTTGATTTTGGGACTGTACGCTCCAATGCTCACTGGTTTTAAGACTTTTGATTTATTTGGAACATTCCTTCCTATCGGCATTGGTGCAGGAGCAACCCTCATTATCTTTTCAAAATTAATGGATCACGCCTTGAACAACTACCACTCCCGTGTTTATCACTTTATCATTGGGATTGTGCTTTCAAGCACCCTCTTAATTTTGATCCCAAATGCCGGAAATGCTGAAAGTATCCAATACACCGGACTTTCTATTGTGAGTTATGTTCTCATCGCATTCTTCTTCGCACTTGGTATTTGGCTTGGTATCTGGATGAGTCAGTTGGAGGATAAATATAAATAA
- a CDS encoding aminoacyl-tRNA deacylase, whose translation MAKKIKIKKTLVEQILTKAGIEHTGIQINALEGELPSEYDRTHIFKTLALLGDKTGPIIGILPITEHLAEKKLAKVSGNKKVSMIPQKDLEKTTGYVHGANNPVGIRQKHNYPIFIDQTALDLDQMIVSAGEVGHSIIVRPQDLASFVKADFADILEESK comes from the coding sequence ATGGCAAAGAAAATCAAGATTAAAAAAACCTTGGTTGAACAAATCTTAACTAAGGCAGGGATTGAGCACACAGGGATTCAAATCAATGCGCTTGAAGGAGAACTTCCTTCAGAGTATGATCGAACACATATCTTTAAAACCTTGGCTCTTTTGGGAGACAAGACAGGACCAATCATCGGAATCCTTCCCATAACAGAACACCTCGCTGAGAAAAAACTAGCAAAGGTTTCTGGCAATAAAAAAGTGAGTATGATTCCTCAAAAAGATTTGGAAAAAACGACAGGCTATGTTCATGGAGCTAACAACCCTGTCGGTATTCGTCAGAAACACAATTATCCAATTTTTATTGATCAGACTGCTTTGGATTTGGACCAAATGATTGTCTCTGCTGGGGAAGTCGGGCATAGTATCATCGTACGCCCTCAAGACTTGGCCAGCTTTGTAAAAGCGGATTTTGCTGATATCTTGGAGGAAAGTAAGTAA
- a CDS encoding histidine phosphatase family protein produces the protein MKLYFVRHGRTLWNLEGRFQGAGGDSPLLPESIDTLKQLGQYLKEIPFDTIYSSDLPRAVKSAEIIQSQLQIPCPLESIPDLREWHLGKLEGLKIATLDAIYPQQIKAFRSNLAQFDTRMFEAESLYSTTKRTIQFIKSLKESLAENILIVGHGANLTASLRTLLGYKEAHLRKDGGLANASLTILDTEDFETFTLERWNDTSYQEK, from the coding sequence ATGAAACTCTATTTTGTTCGTCATGGTCGCACCCTCTGGAATCTTGAAGGACGTTTTCAAGGCGCTGGTGGTGACTCGCCCCTTCTTCCGGAATCCATTGACACCCTAAAGCAACTTGGTCAGTATCTCAAGGAAATACCTTTTGATACGATTTATTCAAGTGATTTACCCAGAGCGGTCAAATCTGCTGAAATTATCCAAAGTCAACTTCAGATACCTTGTCCTTTAGAAAGCATTCCAGACCTGCGTGAATGGCATCTTGGGAAACTTGAAGGTTTAAAAATCGCAACTCTCGATGCCATCTACCCTCAACAAATCAAGGCCTTCCGCTCCAATCTGGCTCAGTTTGATACGAGAATGTTTGAAGCAGAATCCCTTTACAGTACTACCAAGCGCACCATTCAATTTATTAAATCTCTGAAAGAAAGTCTGGCTGAAAACATTCTAATCGTCGGTCATGGGGCAAATCTCACAGCTAGCCTACGCACTCTCTTAGGTTATAAAGAGGCTCACCTTCGCAAAGATGGGGGCTTGGCCAATGCTAGTCTAACAATTTTGGACACTGAGGATTTTGAAACCTTCACTCTGGAAAGATGGAATGACACTTCCTATCAAGAAAAATAA
- the lysS gene encoding lysine--tRNA ligase, with amino-acid sequence MSTEHMEELNDQQIVRREKMAALREQGIDPFGKRFERTANSQELKDKFAELGKEQLHELNETATIAGRLVTKRGKGKVGFAHLQDREGQIQIYVRKDEVGEENYEIFKKADLGDFLGVEGEVMRTDMGELSIKATHITHLSKALRPLPEKFHGLTDVETIYRKRYLDLISNRESFERFVTRSKIISEIRRYLDQKGFLEVETPVLHNEAGGAAARPFITHHNAQNIDMVLRIATELHLKRLIVGGMERVYEIGRIFRNEGMDATHNPEFTSIEVYQAYADFQDIMDLTEGIIQHAAKAVKGDGPVNYQGTEIKINEPFKRVHMVDAIKEITGVDFWQDMTFEEAKDIAAEKKVPVEKHYTEVGHIINAFFEEFVEETLIQPTFVYGHPVAVSPLAKKNPEDERFTDRFELFIMTKEYGNAFTELNDPIDQLSRFEAQAKAKELGDDEATGIDYDYIEALEYGMPPTGGLGIGIDRLCMLLTDTTTIRDVLLFPTMK; translated from the coding sequence ATGTCTACAGAACATATGGAAGAACTAAATGACCAGCAGATCGTTCGCCGTGAAAAAATGGCTGCGCTCCGTGAACAAGGAATCGATCCCTTCGGAAAACGTTTTGAACGTACTGCTAACTCACAAGAACTAAAAGACAAATTTGCAGAACTTGGTAAAGAACAATTACATGAATTAAATGAAACTGCTACTATCGCTGGACGTTTAGTAACTAAACGTGGTAAAGGGAAAGTTGGCTTTGCCCATCTTCAAGACCGAGAAGGTCAAATCCAAATCTACGTTCGTAAAGATGAAGTCGGTGAAGAAAACTACGAAATCTTCAAAAAGGCTGACCTCGGTGACTTCCTTGGTGTCGAAGGTGAAGTGATGCGTACAGATATGGGAGAGCTCTCTATCAAGGCCACACACATCACGCACTTGTCTAAAGCACTTCGCCCACTTCCAGAGAAATTCCACGGTTTGACTGACGTTGAAACAATTTACCGTAAACGTTACCTTGACTTGATTTCTAACCGTGAAAGCTTTGAACGTTTTGTCACTCGTTCAAAAATCATCTCTGAAATCCGTCGTTATCTTGATCAAAAAGGTTTCCTTGAAGTGGAAACACCTGTTCTTCACAACGAAGCTGGTGGTGCTGCTGCTCGTCCATTTATCACTCACCACAATGCCCAAAACATTGACATGGTGCTTCGTATCGCGACTGAGCTCCACTTAAAACGTCTTATTGTTGGTGGTATGGAACGTGTCTATGAAATTGGCCGTATCTTCCGTAATGAAGGAATGGACGCCACTCATAACCCTGAGTTCACTTCTATCGAAGTTTATCAAGCTTATGCTGACTTCCAAGATATCATGGACTTGACGGAAGGTATTATCCAACACGCTGCTAAGGCAGTTAAGGGGGATGGCCCAGTTAATTATCAAGGAACTGAAATCAAAATTAATGAACCATTTAAACGTGTTCACATGGTGGATGCTATCAAGGAAATTACTGGCGTAGATTTCTGGCAAGACATGACCTTCGAGGAAGCCAAAGATATCGCTGCTGAGAAGAAAGTTCCAGTTGAGAAACACTACACTGAAGTAGGTCACATCATCAACGCTTTCTTTGAAGAGTTCGTTGAAGAAACCTTGATCCAACCAACCTTTGTCTATGGACATCCAGTAGCTGTGTCTCCACTCGCTAAGAAAAATCCTGAAGACGAACGCTTTACAGACCGTTTCGAACTCTTCATCATGACTAAAGAATACGGTAATGCCTTTACCGAGTTGAACGACCCAATCGACCAACTTAGCCGTTTTGAAGCCCAAGCAAAAGCTAAAGAACTTGGTGACGACGAAGCAACAGGTATCGACTACGACTACATTGAGGCTCTTGAATACGGTATGCCACCAACAGGTGGTTTGGGAATCGGTATTGACCGCCTCTGCATGCTCCTCACTGATACAACCACTATCCGTGACGTTCTACTCTTCCCAACAATGAAATAA